A genome region from Verrucomicrobiia bacterium includes the following:
- the corA gene encoding magnesium/cobalt transporter CorA, with amino-acid sequence MMRSFAFTTQGRLHSQDIAPFLMPTLLSDTNLFLWVDLEAATGEEAKMVLDEIFHFHPLSIEDCRQESATPKVEEYFPKDDDRFSPYLFMVIHAVDYSRKGGVFATTELNFFLGRNYLVTYHDAHMRSVQAVEDRCRKGTVHVARAPDRVAHTLLDSIVDNYKPALEELAYEIADLEQQVIERQSREIIRRILGVKKEVMHLRQIIGPQREVLARFARGEFKLVRAHLVPYYRDVYDALFTIGERAQAYADSLTNVLQVSVNLSSQQTGEVIKLLTLITVATTPIMVVGTWYGMNFEGMPELGLPHAYLGVTVLTVAATVLTLLYFRRRGWLGSEGRADAEPDRRA; translated from the coding sequence ATGATGCGGTCATTTGCCTTTACCACCCAGGGGCGGTTGCACAGCCAGGACATCGCACCGTTCCTGATGCCGACGCTGCTTTCGGACACGAACCTGTTCCTGTGGGTGGATCTGGAGGCGGCGACGGGGGAGGAGGCGAAGATGGTTTTGGACGAGATCTTCCACTTCCATCCGTTGTCGATCGAGGACTGCCGGCAGGAGTCGGCGACGCCGAAGGTGGAGGAGTATTTCCCGAAGGACGACGACCGGTTTTCGCCGTACCTGTTCATGGTGATCCACGCGGTGGATTACAGCCGGAAGGGGGGTGTGTTCGCGACGACGGAGCTGAACTTCTTTTTGGGGAGGAACTACCTGGTGACGTACCACGACGCGCACATGCGGAGTGTGCAGGCGGTGGAGGACCGGTGCCGGAAGGGGACGGTGCATGTGGCGCGGGCGCCGGACCGGGTGGCGCACACGCTGCTGGATTCGATCGTGGACAACTACAAGCCGGCGTTGGAGGAGCTGGCGTACGAGATTGCGGATCTGGAGCAGCAGGTGATCGAGCGGCAGAGCCGGGAGATCATCCGGCGGATTCTGGGGGTGAAGAAGGAGGTGATGCATCTCCGGCAGATCATCGGGCCGCAGCGGGAGGTGCTGGCGCGGTTTGCGCGGGGCGAGTTCAAGTTGGTGCGGGCGCACCTGGTGCCGTACTACCGGGATGTGTACGATGCGTTGTTCACCATCGGGGAGCGGGCCCAGGCCTATGCGGATTCGCTGACCAACGTGCTGCAAGTGTCGGTGAATCTGTCGAGCCAGCAGACGGGGGAGGTGATCAAGCTGCTGACCCTGATCACGGTGGCGACCACGCCGATCATGGTGGTGGGGACGTGGTATGGGATGAATTTCGAGGGGATGCCGGAGCTGGGGCTTCCCCATGCGTATCTCGGGGTGACGGTGCTGACGGTGGCGGCGACGGTATTGACGCTGCTTTATTTCCGCCGCCGGGGCTGGCTGGGGTCGGAGGGGCGTGCGGACGCGGAGCCGGACCGGCGGGCGTGA
- a CDS encoding PAS domain-containing protein: MPPGKTSFVDKVLGRLTRLDAENVRNLMRRLAEERSLFETVFNIVEDGIVVTTGDGRVVNLNESAVRLLGLPDGSRGEGQTIRELLPELDWEKLGSLEGGGASRVVRQEFEVTWPRPRFFRLFAAPIDGEVAGGSGLALILNDATEARQKEFETVESERLQALTLLAASLAHEIGNPLNALNIHLQLMERELRRLRSELVAMRNHSPRTARPRSHQLEAEQGAFASLEKLQRFNGVARGEIGRLDTIVSQFLQALRPSTPRLRAADLNGTVRETLALLRPELENRGLLVVERLAPDLPPGHFDPDQIKQVLVNLVRNGMQAMTRGGTLTLETGRHADGHWLSVEDTGGGIPQETMNRLFKPFHTTKKKGTGLGLMIVQRLVRAHHGRIDVESHVGRGTRFRIWLPGAPRVRLLSHPNA; the protein is encoded by the coding sequence ATGCCTCCGGGAAAGACCAGCTTCGTTGACAAGGTCCTTGGGCGCCTGACGCGTCTGGACGCGGAGAATGTCCGCAACCTGATGCGGCGCCTGGCGGAGGAGCGGAGTCTGTTCGAGACGGTGTTCAACATTGTGGAGGACGGGATTGTGGTGACGACGGGGGACGGCCGGGTGGTGAATCTGAACGAGAGTGCGGTGCGGCTGCTGGGGTTGCCGGACGGTTCGAGGGGGGAGGGGCAGACGATCCGGGAACTGCTGCCGGAGCTGGATTGGGAGAAGCTGGGTTCGCTGGAGGGGGGCGGGGCGTCGCGGGTGGTGCGGCAGGAGTTCGAGGTGACGTGGCCGCGGCCGAGATTCTTCCGGCTTTTTGCGGCGCCCATTGATGGCGAGGTGGCAGGGGGGAGTGGACTGGCGTTGATCCTGAACGACGCCACGGAGGCGCGGCAGAAGGAGTTTGAGACGGTGGAGAGCGAGCGGTTGCAGGCGCTGACGCTGCTGGCGGCGAGCCTGGCGCACGAGATCGGCAATCCGCTCAATGCGCTGAACATCCATTTGCAGTTGATGGAGCGGGAGCTGCGGCGGCTGCGGTCGGAGCTGGTGGCCATGCGGAATCACAGTCCGCGCACGGCGCGTCCGCGGAGCCACCAGTTGGAGGCGGAGCAGGGGGCCTTTGCGTCGCTGGAGAAGCTGCAGCGGTTCAACGGGGTGGCGCGTGGGGAGATCGGGCGGCTGGACACGATCGTGAGCCAGTTTTTGCAGGCGTTGCGGCCGAGCACGCCGCGGTTGCGGGCGGCGGACCTGAACGGGACGGTGCGGGAGACCCTGGCGCTGCTGCGTCCGGAGCTGGAGAACCGGGGGTTGCTGGTGGTCGAACGGCTGGCGCCGGATCTGCCGCCGGGGCATTTCGATCCGGACCAGATCAAGCAGGTGCTGGTGAATCTGGTGCGGAACGGGATGCAGGCGATGACGCGTGGGGGGACGCTGACATTGGAGACGGGGCGGCATGCGGACGGGCACTGGTTGAGCGTGGAGGACACCGGGGGTGGGATACCGCAGGAGACGATGAACCGGCTGTTCAAGCCGTTTCACACGACGAAGAAGAAGGGGACGGGGCTGGGGCTGATGATTGTGCAGCGGCTGGTGCGGGCGCACCATGGGCGGATTGATGTGGAGAGCCATGTGGGCCGGGGCACGCGGTTCCGCATCTGGCTGCCCGGGGCCCCGCGGGTCCGGCTGCTGTCGCATCCGAATGCATGA